Proteins from a single region of Mytilus trossulus isolate FHL-02 chromosome 2, PNRI_Mtr1.1.1.hap1, whole genome shotgun sequence:
- the LOC134706872 gene encoding tubulin alpha-1A chain: protein MRECISIHVGQAGVQIGNACWELYCLEHGIQPDGQMPSDKTIGGGDDSFNTFFSETGAGKHVPRAVFVDLEPTVVDEVRTGTYRQLFHPEQLITGKEDAANNYARGHYTIGKEIVDLVLDRIRKLADQCTGLQGFLIFHSFGGGTGSGFTSLLMERLSVDYGKKSKLEFAIYPAPQISTAVVEPYNSILTTHTTLEHSDCAFMVDNEAIYDICRRNLDIERPTYTNLNRLIGQIVSSITASLRFDGALNVDLTEFQTNLVPYPRIHFPLATYAPVISAEKAYHEQLSVAEITNACFEPANQMVKCDPRHGKYMACCMLYRGDVVPKDVNAAIATIKTKRTIQFVDWCPTGFKVGINYQPPTVVPGGDLAKVQRAVCMLSNTTAIAEAWARLDHKFDLMYAKRAFVHWYVGEGMEEGEFSEAREDLAALEKDYEEVGVDSVEGEGEEEGEEY from the exons ATG AGGGAATGTATTTCTATCCACGTCGGACAGGCCGGAGTCCAGATCGGTAATGCCTGTTGGGAATTGTACTGTTTGGAACACGGTATCCAACCTGACGGTCAGATGCCATCAGACAAGACCATTGGAGGTGGTGATGACTCTTTCAACACCTTCTTCAGTGAAACTGGAGCTGGCAAACACGTACCAAGAGCCGTCTTTGTTGACTTGGAACCAACTGTAGTCG ATGAGGTCAGAACTGGTACATACCGTCAACTTTTCCACCCAGAACAACTGATCACCGGAAAGGAGGATGCCGCTAACAACTATGCCAGAGGTCACTACACCATTGGTAAGGAAATCGTCGACTTGGTCTTGGACAGAATCCGTAAATTGGCTGATCAATGTACCGGTCTTCAAGGTTTCCTCATCTTCCACAGCTTCGGTGGTGGAACCGGATCTGGATTCACCTCCCTCCTTATGGAACGTCTCAGCGTCGACTATGGAAAGAAATCAAAATTGGAGTTTGCCATCTACCCAGCCCCACAGATCTCCACCGCTGTCGTTGAACCATACAACTCCATCTTGACCACCCATACCACCCTTGAGCACTCCGACTGTGCTTTCATGGTAGACAATGAGGCCATCTACGATATCTGCAGACGTAACTTGGACATTGAGAGACCAACATACACCAACTTGAACAGACTGATTGGACAGATTGTCAGCTCAATCACTGCCTCCCTCAGATTCGATGGTGCCCTCAACGTCGATCTGACTGAGTTCCAGACCAACTTGGTACCATACCCACGTATTCATTTCCCATTGGCTACATATGCCCCAGTCATCTCTGCCGAGAAGGCATACCATGAACAACTCTCCGTTGCCGAGATCACCAATGCTTGTTTCGAACCAGCCAACCAGATGGTAAAATGTGATCCACGTCACGGAAAGTACATGGCCTGTTGTATGTTGTACAGAGGTGATGTTGTACCAAAGGATGTCAACGCTGCCATTGCCACAATCAAGACAAAGAGAACCATCCAGTTCGTCGATTGGTGTCCAACTGGATTCAAGGTCGGAATCAACTACCAACCACCAACTGTTGTACCAGGAGGTGATTTGGCTAAAGTACAGAGAGCCGTCTGCATGTTGAGCAACACAACCGCCATTGCTGAGGCCTGGGCTCGTCTTGACCACAAATTTGACTTGATGTACGCCAAACGTGCTTTCGTCCATTGGTATGTCGGAGAAGGTATGGAGGAAGGAGAATTCTCAGAGGCCAGAGAAGATTTGGCTGCTCTTGAGAAGGATTACGAAGAAGTTGGAGTTGACTCCGTAGAGGGTGAAGGTGAAGAAGAAGGAGaagaatattaa